One Coffea arabica cultivar ET-39 chromosome 5e, Coffea Arabica ET-39 HiFi, whole genome shotgun sequence DNA segment encodes these proteins:
- the LOC113743260 gene encoding uncharacterized protein encodes MEALWKLEDKWKLSTQEAVAFFACTAFLVIGVCFATFLKRRAKRSGLVHQEPCMNTEATDEAKRSDQKQMKKWGAVKELLMGSVRWSGVSKLEERRLSGSQRERAAPLPVVGGEKCEENLGRLSHNSSSAVWQRPILMGEKCELPRFSGLILYDERGRPLDQHGDIQSIDDFQGDQERPSASVRTTLRDFL; translated from the exons ATGGAAGCTCTATGGAAATTAGAAGATAAGTGGAAGCTATCAACCCAAGAAGCTGTAGCATTTTTTGCATGCACTGCTTTTCTGGTCATTGGAGTTTGCTTTGCCACATTCCTAAAGAGGAGGGCTAAAAGAAGTGGACTAGTTCATCAAGAACCATGCATGAATACTGAAGCAACAGATGAAGCAAAGCGGTCTGATCAGAAACAGATGAAAAAATGGGGAGCTGTGAAGGAGTTGCTGATGGGTTCGGTGAGGTGGAGTGGTGTGAGCaagttggaagaaagaagattAAGTGGAagtcagagagagagagctgcaCCATTGCCGGTGGTCGGAGGGGAAAAGTGTGAAGAAAATTTGGGAAGGTTGAGTCATAATTCGAGTTCTGCGGTGTGGCAAAGGCCTATATTGATGGGGGAGAAGTGTGAGTTGCCCAGGTTTAGTGGGCTTATTCTCTATGATGAAAGAGGAAGGCCACTCGATCAGCACGGTGACATTCAAAGTATTGATGATTTTCAG GGTGATCAGGAAAGACCATCTGCTTCTGTTAGAACTACTCTGAGGGACTTCCTGTAA
- the LOC140006705 gene encoding bidirectional sugar transporter SWEET2-like isoform X2 has protein sequence MVSLASIQVLEICKDAAGGAGNIFAFGLFVSPIPTFQRIIRNKTTEQFSGLPYIYALLNCLICAWYGSPLISLDNILVTTVNSVGAVFQAVYIVLFIAYAEKAKKLWMLGLLLAVCSGFAVIVLCSLLIVDFEVRRIAIGFLSCASLISMFASPLFVINLVIRTRSVEFMPFYLSLSTFLMSTSFFLYFLMIYTLNNTLHTFKSLED, from the exons ATGGTTTCTCTGGCTTCAATTCAAGTTCTTGAAATTTGTAAAGATGCAGCTGGAGGTGCAG GAAACATCTTTGCTTTTGGTCTCTTTGTATCTCCCAT ACCTACATTCCAAAGGATTATAAGGAACAAAACAACTGAACAGTTTTCTGGGTTGCCGTATATATATGCTCTCTTGAACTGCTTGATCTGTGCCTGGTATGGCTCACCTCTGATTTCTCTGGACAATATACTGGTTACCACGGTCAATTCAGTTGGTGCAGTTTTTCAAGCAGTCTACATAGTCCTATTCATAGCATATGCTGAAAAGGCTAAAAAG CTATGGATGCTTGGATTGCTGCTAGCTGTTTGCAGTGGATTTGCGGTTATTGTACTTTGCAGCCTGCTTATAGTTGATTTTGAAGTTCGACGTATCGCCATTGGTTTTCTGAGTTGTGCTTCCCTTATCTCGATGTTTGCATCCCCACTGTTTGTTATA AATCTTGTGATCCGGACAAGGAGCGTTGAATTCATGCCATTTTACCTCTCCCTTTCCACCTTTTTGATGAGCACATCCTTTTTTCT GTATTTCTTGATGATCTACACCCTGAATAACACTTTGCATACCTTCAAATCTCTTGAAGATTGA
- the LOC140006705 gene encoding bidirectional sugar transporter SWEET2-like isoform X1 — MVSLASIQVLEICKDAAGGAGNIFAFGLFVSPIPTFQRIIRNKTTEQFSGLPYIYALLNCLICAWYGSPLISLDNILVTTVNSVGAVFQAVYIVLFIAYAEKAKKLWMLGLLLAVCSGFAVIVLCSLLIVDFEVRRIAIGFLSCASLISMFASPLFVINLVIRTRSVEFMPFYLSLSTFLMSTSFFLYGIFNFDPFVYVPNGIGAFLGTVQLVLYAYYKSASEEDTREPLLESCS; from the exons ATGGTTTCTCTGGCTTCAATTCAAGTTCTTGAAATTTGTAAAGATGCAGCTGGAGGTGCAG GAAACATCTTTGCTTTTGGTCTCTTTGTATCTCCCAT ACCTACATTCCAAAGGATTATAAGGAACAAAACAACTGAACAGTTTTCTGGGTTGCCGTATATATATGCTCTCTTGAACTGCTTGATCTGTGCCTGGTATGGCTCACCTCTGATTTCTCTGGACAATATACTGGTTACCACGGTCAATTCAGTTGGTGCAGTTTTTCAAGCAGTCTACATAGTCCTATTCATAGCATATGCTGAAAAGGCTAAAAAG CTATGGATGCTTGGATTGCTGCTAGCTGTTTGCAGTGGATTTGCGGTTATTGTACTTTGCAGCCTGCTTATAGTTGATTTTGAAGTTCGACGTATCGCCATTGGTTTTCTGAGTTGTGCTTCCCTTATCTCGATGTTTGCATCCCCACTGTTTGTTATA AATCTTGTGATCCGGACAAGGAGCGTTGAATTCATGCCATTTTACCTCTCCCTTTCCACCTTTTTGATGAGCACATCCTTTTTTCTGTATGGCATCTTTAACTTTGATCCTTTCGTATAT GTCCCGAATGGAATAGGGGCTTTCTTGGGAACTGTGCAACTAGTATTATATGCATACTACAAAAGTGCATCTGAAGAAGACACTAGAGAACCCTTACTAGAGTCTTGTTCATAA
- the LOC140006706 gene encoding trifunctional UDP-glucose 4,6-dehydratase/UDP-4-keto-6-deoxy-D-glucose 3,5-epimerase/UDP-4-keto-L-rhamnose-reductase RHM1, whose translation MAPYKPQNILITGAAGFIASHVANRLVRSYPDYKIVVLDKLDYCSNMKNLLPSQSSPKYKFVKGDIASADLVNYLLITESIDTIMHFAAQTHVDNSFGNSFEFTKNNIYGTHVLLEACKVSGGVRRFIHVSTDEVYGETDEDAVVGNHEASQLLPTNPYSATKAGAEMLVMAYGRSYGLPVITTRGNNVYGPNQFPEKLIPKFILLAMRGKPLPIHGDGSNVRSYLYCEDVAEAFEVILHRGEVGHVYNIGTKKERRVIDVAKDICKLFNMDPETNIQFVENRPFNDQRYFLDDEKLKDLGWSERTIWEEGLKKTMEWYISNPDWWGDVTGALLPHPRMLMMPGGIERHLDESGSSEVLENSHQSKMVVPTAKSSNPPNKPVLKFLIYGRTGWIGGLLGKLCEKQGISYEYGMGRLENRSQLLADIQAVKPTHVFNAAGVTGRPNVDWCESHKTETIRTNVTGTLTLADVCRDNGLLMMNFATGCIFEYDAAHPEGSGIGFKEEDIPNFAGSFYSKTKAMVEELLKEYDNVCTLRVRMPISSDLSNPRNFITKISRYNKVVNIPNSMTILDELLPISIEMAKRNLRGIWNFTNPGVVSHNEILEMYKKYIDPEFKWANFTLEEQAKVIVAARSNNEMDATKLKTEFPELLPIKESLIKYVFEPNKKTSA comes from the exons ATGGCGCCATACAAGCCACAGAATATTCTCATTACTGGGGCAGCTGGATTTAttgcatctcatgttgctaaCCGGCTGGTGCGAAGCTACCCTGATTACAAGATTGTTGTCCTTGACAAGCTTGACTATTGCTCAAATATGAAGAACCTGCTTCCCTCTCAATCATCCCCAAAATACAAGTTTGTTAAAGGGGATATTGCAAGTGCTGATCTTGTCAACTACTTGCTTATCACTGAGTCAATTGACACAATTATGCACTTTGCTGCACAGACCCATGTTGATAATTCCTTTGGCAATAGCTTTGAATTCACCAAGAACAACATTTATGGCACACATGTGCTGTTAGAGGCTTGCAAAGTTTCTGGCGGTGTGAGAAGATTTATACATGTGAGCACTGATGAGGTCTATGGTGAGACTGATGAAGATGCCGTTGTGGGAAACCATGAAGCCTCACAACTCCTTCCTACAAACCCGTATTCTGCCACCAAAGCTGGAGCTGAAATGCTTGTTATGGCATATGGTAGATCATATGGCTTACCTGTAATAACTACGCGAGGAAATAATGTTTATGGTCCTAATCAATTTCCAGAAAAGTTAATCCCAAAGTTTATCCTTTTGGCTATGAGAGGGAAGCCTCTTCCCATTCACGGTGATGGTTCTAATGTACGAAGTTATCTCTACTGTGAGGATGTTGCCGAGGCATTTGAAGTTATTCTTCACAGGGGAGAAGTTGGTCATGTATACAACATTGGAACTAAGAAGGAGCGAAGAGTGATTGACGTTGCTAAAGATATATGCAAACTTTTTAACATGGATCCTGAGACAAACATCCAATTTGTGGAGAACAGGCCGTTCAATGATCAGAGATACTTCCTGGATGATGAGAAGCTGAAGGACTTGGGTTGGTCAGAGAGGACCATATGGGAAGAAGGACTAAAAAAGACTATGGAATGGTATATCAGCAACCCAGATTGGTGGGGGGATGTCACTGGAGCGCTGCTTCCTCATCCTAGAATGTTGATGATGCCTGGTGGAATTGAAAGGCATTTAGATGAATCTGGATCTTCTGAAGTCTTAGAGAATTCTCATCAGAGCAAAATGGTGGTCCCTACTGCTAAGAGCAGCAACCCACCAAATAAACCAGTCCTCAAGTTTTTGATTTATGGTAGGACAGGGTGGATTGGTGGTCTGCTCGGGAAATTATGTGAGAAACAAGGGATTTCTTATGAGTATGGAATGGGGCGGCTGGAAAATCGGTCACAGCTTTTGGCAGACATTCAAGCTGTCAAGCCGACACATGTTTTCAATGCTGCTGGTGTTACGGGCAGACCCAATGTTGATTGGTGCGAGTCACATAAGACTGAAACAATTCGTACGAATGTTACGGGGACTCTCACCTTAGCTGATGTATGCAGAGACAATGGTCTGCTGATGATGAACTTTGCTACTGGATGTATATTTGAATATGATGCTGCTCATCCAGAGGGATCTGGTATCGGGTTTAAGGAGGAAGATATACCTAATTTTGCTGGATCTTTCTATTCAAAGACCAAGGCCATG GTTGAAGAGCTGCTGAAAGAATATGACAATGTGTGCACACTCAGGGTCCGGATGCCAATATCTTCAGACCTCAGCAATCCACGAAACTTCATTACCAAGATATCCCGCTACAATAAAGTGGTTAACATCCCCAACAGCATGACTATCTTGGATGAACTTCTTCCTATCTCAATTGAGATGGCAAAAAGAAATCTCAGGGGCATATGGAACTTCACAAATCCTGGGGTGGTTAGCCATAATGAGATTCTGGAGATGTACAAAAAATACATTGATCCAGAATTTAAATGGGCCAACTTTACCCTTGAAGAACAAGCAAAGGTGATAGTTGCCGCTCGAAGCAATAATGAGATGGATGCTACCAAATTGAAGACCGAATTCCCTGAGTTGCTACCAATCAAGGAGTCGCTGATAAAGTATGTCTTTGAACCAAACAAGAAAACTTCTGCATAG
- the LOC140004270 gene encoding alpha,alpha-trehalose-phosphate synthase [UDP-forming] 1-like: MPGNKYNSNSATPTSRIERLLRVRELRKSSRASQSSDSIDGNIRTELSEHDLRLRDGDVSGVSIVEQYLEGALAALALNDGWERIDGKPIRQRLLVVANRLPVSAVRRGEETWSLEISAGGLVSALLGVKEFEARWIGWAGVNVPDEAGQKALTKALAEKRCIPVFLDEETVHQYYNGYCNNILWPLFHYLGLPQEDRLATTRSFQSQFAAYKKANKMFADVVNKHYEEGDVVWCHDYHLMFLPKCLKDHNRNMKVGWFLHTPFPSSEIHRTLPSRTDLLRAVLHADLVGFHTYDYARHFVSACTRILGLEGTPEGVEDQGRLTRVAAFPIGIDSERFIRALEVPQVQEHIKELKERFAGKKVMLGVDRLDMIKGIPQKILAFEKFLEENSYWCDKVVLLQIAVPTRTDVPEYQKLTSQVHEIVGRINGKFGTLIGVPIHHLDRSLDFHALCAVYAVTDVALVTSLRDGMNLVSYEFVACQDSKKGVLILSEFAGAAQSLGAGAILVNPWNITEVAAAIGQALNMPAEEREKRHRHNFAHVTTHTAQEWAETFVSELNDTVIEAQQRIRKVPPPLNVTDAVKCYLQSNNRLLILGFNATLTESVDTPGRRGGDQIKEMELKLHPEVKGPLTALCSDPKTTVVVLSGSDRSVLDENFGEYNMWLAAENGMFLRSTKGEWMTTMPEHLNMDWVDSVKHVFEYFTERTPRSHYELRETSLVWNYKYADVEFGRLQARDMLQHLWTGPISNASVDVAQGSRSVEVRAVGVTKGAAIDRILGEIVHTKAITTPIDYVLCIGHFLQKDEDVYTFFEPELPSDAMSIPKIKVTDAMKFPVERRPAPKLPTGRNSSKSSQHKSQRPVLNSGGGRRSSPETTSWNVLDLKKENYFSCSVGRTRTNARYVLNTSAEVVAFVKDLAGTSS, encoded by the exons ATGCCTGGAAACAAGTACAACAGCAATTCAGCCACCCCCACATCTCGAATTGAGAGGCTTTTGAGAGTAAGAGAGTTACGGAAAAGCAGCAGAGCTTCTCAGTCAAGTGATTCTATTGATGGCAACATTAGGACTGAACTCTCTGAACACGATTTGCGCCTCAGAGACGGGGATGTCTCGGGAGTTTCAATAGTAGAGCAATATTTGGAAGGTGCCTTGGCTGCACTAGCACTTAATGATGGATGGGAAAGGATTGATGGGAAGCCCATCAGGCAAAGGCTTTTGGTGGTGGCTAATAGGCTTCCAGTCTCTGCGGTAAGGAGAGGTGAGGAAACATGGTCATTGGAGATAAGTGCTGGGGGTCTAGTCAGTGCTCTACTTG GCGTGAAAGAATTTGAAGCAAGGTGGATTGGCTGGGCTGGTGTAAATGTACCAGATGAGGCTGGTCAAAAGGCACTTACTAAAGCATTGGCTGAGAAG AGGTGTATCCCCGTCTTCTTGGATGAAGAGACAGTTCACCAATATTACAACGGGTATTGCAACAATATATTGTGGCCTCTTTTCCATTATCTTGGACTTCCACAGGAAGACCGTCTGGCAACTACCCGAAGCTTTCAGTCCCAATTTGCTGCATACAAGAAAGCAAATAAGATGTTTGCTGATGTTGTGAATAAGCATTATGAAGAGGGTGACGTTGTTTGGTGTCATGACTACCATCTCATGTTCCTTCCAAAATGTCTCAAAGATCACAATAGGAACATGAAAGTTGGTTGGTTTCTGCATACACCTTTTCCATCTTCTGAAATTCATCGCACATTGCCATCTCGTACAGACCTGTTACGTGCAGTACTACATGCTGATTTGGTTGG CTTCCACACATATGATTATGCAAGGCATTTTGTTAGTGCTTGTACTCGAATACTTGGATTAGAAGGTACCCCCGAAGGAGTGGAGGATCAGGGACGGCTGACCCGTGTGGCTGCA TTTCCCATTGGGATAGATTCAGAACGATTCATTAGAGCACTTGAAGTTCCTCAAGTTCAGGAACACATCAAAGAACTAAAAGAAAGATTTGCTGGGAAAAag GTTATGTTAGGGGTTGATCGGCTTGATATGATTAAAGGAATTCCTCAAAAGATATTAGCATTTGAAAAATTTCTTGAGGAAAATTCCTATTGGTGCGATAAAGTGGTTTTGCTGCAAATTGCTGTGCCAACAAGGACAGATGTACCTGAAT ATCAAAAGCTTACGAGCCAGGTTCATGAAATTGTTGGACGCATCAAtggaaaatttggaactctaatTGGGGTTCCAATTCATCATCTG GATCGTTCTCTTGATTTCCATGCACTCTGTGCGGTCTATGCCGTTACTG ATGTAGCACTTGTCACATCTTTGCGAGATGGAATGAATCTTGTTAGCTATGAGTTTGTTGCTTGTCAAGATTCCAAAAAAGGGGTTCTCATTCTCAGTGAG TTTGCTGGTGCTGCACAATCTTTGGGAGCTGGAGCAATCCTGGTGAATCCTTGGAATATTACTGAAGTTGCTGCTGCAATAGGCCAAGCATTGAATATGCCTGCTGAAGAAAGGGAGAAACGTCACCGACACAACTTCGCACATGTGACAACCCATACTGCTCAAGAATGGGCTGAAACTTTTGTTAG TGAATTAAATGACACTGTTATTGAGGCTCAGCAGAGGATAAGAAAAGTTCCACCACCGCTTAATGTCACTGATGCAGTGAAATGCTACTTGCAGTCTAATAACAGATTGCTCATACTG GGTTTCAATGCTACACTAACTGAATCAGTAGATACTCCTGGAAGAAGAGGTGGAGATCAAATTAAAGAAATGGAATTGAAACTGCATCCGGAGGTGAAAGGACCATTGACAGCTCTTTGTAGTGATCCAAAGACAACAGTTGTTGTCCTCAGTGGAAGTGATAGAAGTGTCTTGGATGAG AACTTTGGTGAGTATAACATGTGGTTAGCAGCAGAGAATGGGATGTTTCTGAGATCTACCAAGGGTGAATGGATGACAACAATGCCAGAGCATTTAAACATGGATTGGGTTGACAGTGTAAAG CATGTCTTCGAGTATTTCACTGAAAGGACACCCCGATCTCATTATGAACTCCGGGAAACTTCACTTGTATGGAATTACAAATATGCAG ATGTGGAATTTGGAAGATTGCAAGCTAGAGATATGCTGCAGCATCTGTGGACAGGTCCAATCTCGAATGCATCTGTTGATGTTGCTCAGGGAAGCAGGTCAGTTGAGGTACGAGCAGTTGGCGTGACAAAG GGTGCTGCAATTGATCGTATATTGGGGGAGATAGTCCACACCAAAGCTATTACAACTCCAATTGATTACGTGTTATGTATAGGTCATTTTCTGCAGAAG GATGAGGATGTCTACACATTTTTTGAGCCAGAGCTTCCCTCTGATGCAATGAGCATTCCAAAAATCAAGGTCACTGATGCAATGAAATTCCCTGTTGAACGACGGCCAGCTCCAAAGCTTCCGACCGGCAGGAACAGCTCAAAATCATCCCAGCATAAGTCTCAACGACCAGTCCTCAACTCTGGGGGTGGGAGGCGTTCATCCCCTGAAACAACATCGTGGAATGTGCTTGATCTTAAAAAGGAGAATTACTTCTCCTGCTCTGTTGGTCGCACTCGGACAAATGCTAGATACGTCCTGAATACATCCGCAGAAGTAGTTGCATTTGTAAAGGACCTGGCTGGAACATCTTCCTGA